The Thermomonospora curvata DSM 43183 DNA segment GCGGCACCTGCGCAAGCTCCCGTTCGACCGGCCGACCATCGAGGACGCGCTGCGCGCCGCCGGGCTGGACCCCGAGCTGGCGCAGGCCGCCGAGTCCACCGACTACGACGAGGCGGTGCGGGCCTCGCACGCCGAGGGCATCGGCCTGGTGGGCGAGGAGGTCGGCACCCCGGTGATCGCGGTGGAGGGCGTGGCGTTCTTCGGCCCGGTGGTCACCCCGGCGCCGAAGGGCGAGGACGCGGTCCGGCTCTGGGACGGGGTGCTGGCCGTGGCGCGCACACCGGGGTTCTACGAGCTGAAGCGGACGCGCACCGAGGAGCCGAGCTTCGAGTGAGCCGGCGTCCCTGATCGCCCCGCCGTCGGGTACGTGTACTGCACGGAAATCGTTATTGCGAGCCACTTGCAACTGCAAGAGAGGTGTCGTCAAACTGGACCCATCGGACGAACGGTTCGTTTTCGCATGTGCGGAATCGGCCCTCCGGATGGGAAGGGTGAGACGGAGTGCACGTACCCGACGGGTTCTTCAACGCGCCGGTGTC contains these protein-coding regions:
- a CDS encoding DSBA oxidoreductase, which gives rise to MTQARTPVDFWFDPLCPWAWITSRWIHEVAALRPIEPRWHVMSLSVLNEGKDVPEQYRRLIAEGWGPVRVCIAAEQKYGPQVLGDLYTELGVRRHLRKLPFDRPTIEDALRAAGLDPELAQAAESTDYDEAVRASHAEGIGLVGEEVGTPVIAVEGVAFFGPVVTPAPKGEDAVRLWDGVLAVARTPGFYELKRTRTEEPSFE